A single window of Sporosarcina sp. FSL W7-1349 DNA harbors:
- a CDS encoding CsbA family protein encodes MDSFETKLFLAILLPGLLVVFFTRVTFHHVVGLILTIALIAASVYAGYTHNWLLYVADALSLTVGFWYATRMVKKARRHGEENEIDV; translated from the coding sequence ATGGATTCATTTGAAACGAAATTGTTTTTGGCCATTTTGCTGCCGGGGCTGCTCGTCGTCTTTTTCACGCGTGTCACGTTCCATCATGTTGTCGGGCTCATCCTGACGATTGCGCTCATCGCCGCCTCGGTGTATGCGGGATATACTCATAATTGGCTGCTCTATGTCGCCGATGCGCTGTCGTTGACGGTCGGCTTCTGGTATGCGACCCGGATGGTGAAAAAAGCGAGACGCCATGGGGAAGAAAATGAGATTGACGTATGA
- a CDS encoding PDZ domain-containing protein: MSEKIMMDVLQAVALFFLNPVFLATLLIAVAVGYFRVKRERRSFRVRLLPGWTELKRLVPESLGYALLLSLLICGAGLVVDPGWLVLFSATALVAILTFFFKWTSPVYFAGVATVGLLLLQRFSGDFTYRGWTPAAVDWSGDLTVTVPVLAGLFLIVEGFLISRHTTRYASPYLKETDRGLHAAVFQAKRIWLLPVLFLVPGDMISAYLPYWPQFTLGERAFSFIPVPVVIGFSQVARSVFPDALFPKMGQAVSWTGFAVVLIGISAIWMPILGWTGLAIGVICRAFLSILVAVRERRGRYVAAPRSAGVVIAGVLPDSPGEKMGLAPGECIRAVNGVPVSNEKELYDAIQINAAHCRLQVIDRDGEVRLMQQVLYRYDHHRLGVLVVR, from the coding sequence ATGTCGGAGAAAATCATGATGGATGTATTGCAGGCCGTGGCGCTGTTTTTCTTGAATCCTGTATTTCTGGCCACGCTGCTCATCGCGGTGGCGGTCGGGTATTTTCGGGTGAAGCGGGAGCGGCGGAGTTTCCGGGTGCGTTTGTTGCCAGGGTGGACGGAGTTGAAGCGGCTTGTACCCGAATCGCTCGGGTATGCGTTGCTGTTGTCCTTGCTGATTTGCGGAGCGGGACTGGTGGTGGACCCTGGTTGGCTGGTCCTTTTCTCGGCAACCGCGCTCGTGGCCATTCTCACATTCTTCTTTAAATGGACATCGCCGGTTTACTTCGCAGGAGTGGCGACGGTTGGGCTGCTCCTGCTACAGCGATTCTCAGGGGATTTCACGTACCGGGGCTGGACGCCGGCTGCTGTCGATTGGTCGGGGGACTTGACCGTGACAGTCCCGGTGCTGGCCGGCTTGTTCCTTATCGTGGAAGGTTTCCTTATTAGTCGCCACACCACCCGCTATGCATCGCCCTATTTAAAAGAGACAGATCGCGGGCTTCACGCGGCGGTTTTTCAAGCGAAGCGGATTTGGTTGTTGCCTGTCCTGTTCCTCGTTCCGGGGGATATGATTTCGGCTTACCTTCCATATTGGCCGCAATTTACGCTCGGCGAGAGGGCTTTCAGCTTCATCCCTGTCCCAGTCGTGATCGGCTTTTCTCAAGTGGCCCGTTCAGTCTTCCCGGATGCTCTGTTTCCCAAAATGGGACAGGCGGTATCTTGGACTGGCTTCGCGGTTGTGCTCATCGGGATTTCAGCGATATGGATGCCGATCCTCGGCTGGACTGGGCTTGCTATTGGTGTCATCTGCCGTGCCTTCCTGTCGATCCTTGTAGCGGTCCGGGAGCGGCGGGGCCGCTATGTGGCGGCGCCTCGGTCGGCCGGTGTCGTCATCGCGGGCGTATTGCCGGATTCCCCAGGTGAAAAGATGGGCTTGGCCCCAGGAGAGTGCATCCGGGCGGTGAACGGCGTCCCGGTAAGCAATGAAAAAGAGTTGTATGATGCGATTCAAATCAATGCCGCGCATTGCCGGCTACAAGTGATTGACCGGGATGGGGAAGTGCGGCTCATGCAGCAAGTCCTGTACCGCTATGACCATCATCGCCTTGGCGTACTGGTCGTCCGATAA
- a CDS encoding S41 family peptidase encodes MRRSRFLLFAALALIVTASLLVLDGCTGKAEKETISKSSFSVIDEAFEVIKKKGVYPVEGDMLVEGALRGMADVIGDPYSTYLSKEEAAAHKESLASERVGIGAELTRSNGKFIIVAPIKSSPAEKAGLRPYDEIVRIDGERLDGDTLRDVVKRIRGKKGTNVSMTIFRPDLEKHLEVTVTRDIIPVKTVSAKLLEERGEKIGYISITTFGEETAKEWQEETARILKEGAEGLVIDVRGNPGGYLHSVGNIAGSLLQNDTVFAFMQDAKGALTPLVTEPAEGLAFDEKLKTMPIVILQNEGSASASEVLSGAMKDLKRGFIAGTTSFGKGTVQETMDLSNGGEMKLSTHKWLTPKEQWIHGKGVEADLKVEQNYLFEEHIRMVAEIYAEGDFHDDIAYAQRLLTGLGYSTGRDDGYFDESTAEAVHAFRIDAEVDAGDAMDRVFFTALREQVEAYRKDSKNDSQLQMAIGYMHHKITGR; translated from the coding sequence ATGCGTAGGAGCCGGTTTCTTTTATTTGCCGCGTTAGCGTTGATCGTGACGGCTAGTTTGCTTGTGCTGGATGGCTGCACGGGCAAAGCGGAAAAGGAGACGATATCGAAAAGTTCGTTCAGTGTCATCGATGAAGCGTTTGAGGTCATCAAAAAGAAGGGCGTGTATCCGGTCGAGGGGGACATGCTCGTCGAAGGGGCCTTGCGCGGCATGGCGGATGTCATTGGGGATCCCTATTCGACGTATTTATCAAAAGAGGAAGCGGCGGCTCATAAGGAATCGTTGGCCAGCGAACGGGTCGGTATAGGGGCGGAACTTACCCGGTCCAATGGAAAATTTATCATCGTGGCACCGATCAAATCTTCGCCTGCGGAAAAGGCGGGGTTGCGTCCTTATGATGAAATCGTCCGGATCGATGGCGAACGGTTGGACGGCGATACGTTGCGGGATGTCGTAAAGCGGATCCGCGGCAAAAAAGGGACGAATGTGTCGATGACGATTTTCCGCCCGGATTTGGAAAAACATTTGGAAGTGACAGTCACTCGGGATATCATTCCAGTGAAGACGGTGTCCGCAAAGCTGTTAGAGGAACGCGGTGAGAAGATCGGTTACATATCGATTACGACATTCGGCGAGGAGACGGCGAAGGAATGGCAGGAGGAGACCGCTCGGATTTTGAAGGAAGGGGCGGAAGGCCTTGTGATCGATGTGCGCGGGAATCCAGGGGGCTATTTGCATAGCGTCGGCAACATTGCGGGGAGTTTATTGCAAAATGATACGGTTTTCGCTTTCATGCAGGATGCTAAAGGGGCACTGACACCGCTAGTGACCGAGCCGGCAGAAGGCTTGGCATTCGATGAGAAGTTGAAAACGATGCCGATTGTCATCTTACAAAATGAAGGAAGCGCTTCTGCTAGTGAGGTTCTAAGTGGGGCAATGAAGGACTTGAAACGGGGGTTCATCGCCGGGACGACAAGTTTCGGAAAAGGGACTGTACAAGAGACGATGGACCTGTCCAATGGCGGGGAAATGAAGTTATCGACTCATAAATGGTTGACACCGAAAGAGCAATGGATCCACGGCAAGGGAGTCGAGGCCGATTTGAAAGTGGAGCAGAATTATCTGTTTGAGGAGCATATCCGGATGGTGGCGGAGATTTATGCGGAAGGGGATTTCCACGACGACATTGCTTACGCCCAGCGGTTGTTGACGGGATTGGGTTATAGCACGGGTCGGGATGATGGTTATTTCGACGAGTCCACTGCCGAAGCCGTCCATGCGTTCCGGATCGATGCCGAAGTGGACGCGGGAGACGCGATGGATCGCGTTTTCTTCACCGCCTTGCGTGAACAGGTGGAAGCGTACCGGAAAGATAGTAAGAACGATAGCCAATTGCAAATGGCTATCGGATATATGCATCATAAGATTACAGGTAGATGA
- a CDS encoding peroxiredoxin family protein translates to MNKKTIGYIVAALVIGAMVVMMVKTKLDKPEPIVLSADDQAAIEAMDSLPGLKKGEVPPDFELTTLEGETVRLSEMKGTKVVLNFWGSWCPPCKAEMPHMQKYYKKSADKDNVEILAVNLTSGEKKGLPAVEQFVEAYGLTFPIPLDKTGALLQQYQVMIIPTTYFIGTDGVIAHRHVGALDEKMLKGIIQGMN, encoded by the coding sequence GTGAACAAGAAAACGATTGGCTATATCGTCGCTGCTTTGGTCATTGGCGCGATGGTAGTCATGATGGTGAAGACAAAATTGGATAAGCCGGAGCCGATTGTTTTGTCGGCAGATGATCAGGCGGCGATTGAGGCGATGGATTCCCTGCCCGGGTTGAAAAAAGGGGAGGTACCGCCGGATTTTGAGTTGACAACATTGGAGGGCGAGACGGTCCGGTTATCCGAGATGAAAGGGACGAAGGTCGTCTTGAATTTCTGGGGATCTTGGTGCCCGCCGTGCAAGGCGGAGATGCCGCATATGCAGAAGTATTATAAAAAAAGTGCGGACAAAGATAATGTGGAAATCTTGGCGGTTAACTTGACGTCAGGGGAAAAGAAAGGGCTTCCTGCGGTCGAGCAATTTGTGGAGGCGTACGGCCTGACCTTCCCGATTCCATTGGATAAAACTGGAGCATTACTTCAACAGTATCAAGTGATGATCATCCCGACCACCTACTTCATCGGGACCGACGGGGTGATCGCCCACCGGCATGTCGGTGCCTTGGATGAGAAAATGTTGAAGGGCATTATACAAGGAATGAATTGA
- a CDS encoding murein hydrolase activator EnvC family protein, giving the protein MKKYKLLLSSVIAVFLLSTLLGGTGALANTLNDLKKEQKQLEQKQNQINSNINTKKKEIAEKKTTIEKILDQITKLNGEISETNQNIARVKELIRVTKEEIDALRLSIEDLEKKIAERDVVLRERVRAMQVKGNSVNYIDVLLGANSFADFIDRFSAVNTLMDADRKIMEQQAEDIAQLEKEKALVEQKLAEQVANKKKLEEMRASLQSQKSQKNKLIDQLEKEQEKLENEKGQLESELHETHEVSKEVEQKIVAEQKRLAEIARKAEEERKRREAAAQQNSGGGGSYTPPPAVSSGTWTKPSTGRFTSSFGWRTHPISGTKRQHRGADLANSVGTPVVAAGDGVVSYAGTMGTYGNVIMITHSVDGQIYTTLYAHLSSIGVSSGQHVEKGQYIAAMGNTGGSTGPHLHFEFHIGNWSASGPSAVNPLRYVPF; this is encoded by the coding sequence TTGAAAAAGTACAAGCTGTTACTCTCAAGCGTGATCGCGGTCTTTCTATTATCCACCCTATTAGGTGGGACGGGCGCTTTGGCCAATACGTTGAACGACCTGAAAAAAGAGCAGAAGCAACTCGAACAAAAACAGAACCAAATAAATAGCAACATCAACACGAAAAAGAAAGAAATCGCCGAGAAAAAGACGACGATCGAAAAAATCCTGGATCAAATCACGAAACTGAATGGCGAGATATCGGAAACGAATCAAAACATTGCAAGAGTAAAAGAATTGATTCGGGTCACGAAAGAAGAAATTGATGCCCTTCGCCTTTCCATCGAGGATTTGGAAAAGAAAATAGCGGAACGGGATGTCGTTCTTCGGGAACGGGTTCGCGCGATGCAGGTGAAAGGGAACTCCGTCAACTATATCGACGTGCTTCTCGGAGCAAATAGTTTCGCAGATTTCATCGATCGTTTTTCCGCAGTCAATACATTGATGGACGCGGACCGCAAAATTATGGAACAGCAAGCCGAGGACATCGCGCAGCTAGAGAAGGAAAAAGCGCTTGTAGAACAGAAGCTCGCTGAGCAGGTAGCGAATAAAAAGAAGCTGGAAGAAATGAGAGCTTCTTTGCAATCACAGAAATCGCAGAAAAACAAATTGATTGACCAGCTCGAAAAAGAGCAGGAGAAGTTGGAGAATGAAAAAGGCCAACTGGAAAGTGAGCTTCATGAAACTCATGAAGTGAGCAAAGAAGTGGAACAGAAGATTGTCGCTGAGCAGAAACGCCTTGCCGAAATTGCGCGGAAAGCCGAAGAGGAGCGCAAACGGAGAGAAGCAGCAGCCCAGCAAAATAGTGGGGGCGGAGGAAGTTATACACCACCTCCTGCAGTTTCTAGCGGAACGTGGACGAAGCCATCCACTGGAAGATTCACCTCTTCCTTCGGTTGGCGGACTCATCCGATCAGCGGAACGAAACGTCAACATCGGGGGGCCGACTTGGCCAACTCGGTCGGAACGCCAGTAGTAGCCGCAGGTGACGGAGTCGTCTCCTATGCGGGCACGATGGGGACTTACGGGAATGTCATCATGATCACCCACTCGGTAGATGGTCAGATTTACACTACGTTATACGCCCACTTGTCAAGCATTGGCGTGAGCAGTGGCCAACATGTCGAGAAAGGCCAGTATATCGCAGCAATGGGGAATACAGGCGGTTCCACAGGTCCGCATCTCCATTTTGAATTCCACATCGGCAACTGGTCGGCAAGCGGCCCAAGCGCCGTCAACCCGCTCCGCTATGTACCGTTTTAA
- the ftsX gene encoding permease-like cell division protein FtsX, producing the protein MKARTIGRHFRESMKSLGRNSWMTFASVSSVTVTLLLVGVFIVIMMNLNQLADNIESDVEIKVIADPAADTESVKELEEKVRSTDGVLDVVYSSRDEELEKMILSFGDELSLYKQNNPLGDALYVKAEDPHATAAIAKKIDTYDYTYEVVYGEGKVEKLFRVLNTSRNVGLVLILALLFTAMFLISNTIRITIVARGKEIEIMKLVGATNNFVRIPFLLEGIWLGVLGSIIPMVVISIAYYKLYENWSPKLQDELFQLLHVTPFIFQLNGLILFMGVFIGAWGSFMSVRKFLKV; encoded by the coding sequence ATGAAAGCTAGAACAATCGGAAGACATTTTCGAGAAAGTATGAAGAGCTTGGGCCGGAATAGCTGGATGACCTTCGCTTCTGTCAGCTCCGTCACTGTCACCCTGCTGTTAGTCGGGGTGTTCATTGTCATCATGATGAACTTGAACCAGCTCGCGGACAATATCGAAAGCGATGTGGAAATCAAAGTCATTGCCGATCCTGCGGCTGACACTGAATCTGTTAAGGAGTTGGAAGAAAAGGTCCGGAGTACGGACGGTGTGCTGGATGTCGTTTATTCATCCCGAGATGAAGAACTGGAGAAGATGATCCTCTCGTTTGGGGATGAATTAAGTTTATATAAACAGAATAACCCGCTTGGAGACGCGCTTTATGTAAAAGCGGAAGATCCGCATGCGACAGCGGCTATCGCAAAGAAAATCGATACATATGATTACACTTACGAAGTCGTGTATGGGGAAGGCAAAGTCGAAAAGCTGTTCAGAGTGTTGAATACGAGCCGTAATGTAGGATTGGTCCTCATATTAGCCCTTCTATTCACCGCCATGTTCTTAATTTCCAACACGATCCGCATCACGATTGTTGCAAGAGGGAAAGAAATTGAAATCATGAAACTTGTCGGCGCGACCAATAATTTCGTACGTATCCCGTTCCTATTGGAAGGGATTTGGCTCGGAGTTTTGGGCTCGATCATCCCGATGGTCGTCATATCGATCGCCTATTACAAACTATATGAAAACTGGTCACCTAAACTGCAAGATGAGCTGTTTCAACTGCTTCATGTGACACCGTTCATCTTCCAATTGAACGGGCTTATCCTGTTCATGGGTGTCTTTATCGGCGCGTGGGGAAGTTTCATGTCAGTCCGTAAGTTTCTTAAAGTCTAA
- the ftsE gene encoding cell division ATP-binding protein FtsE produces MIVMKDVYKKYPNGVVAANGINVEIERGEFVYVVGPSGAGKSTFIKMMYREEVPTSGEILINGINLATLRNKRVPFLRRQIGVVFQDFKLLPKLNVYENVAFALEVIEEPVDNIRTKVNDVLGLVGLTQKARMFPNELSGGEQQRVSIARSIVNVPKVVIADEPTGNLDPETSWEIMKIFEEINARGTTIVMATHNREIVNTLRHRVIAVEGGLITRDEYGGDYGYES; encoded by the coding sequence ATGATTGTTATGAAAGATGTTTACAAGAAATACCCGAATGGTGTCGTCGCAGCAAATGGCATCAATGTCGAAATTGAGCGGGGCGAGTTTGTCTATGTCGTCGGTCCGAGCGGTGCTGGGAAGTCGACGTTCATCAAAATGATGTACCGCGAAGAGGTTCCGACAAGTGGTGAAATTCTGATCAACGGCATCAATCTTGCCACCTTGCGGAATAAGCGCGTTCCGTTTCTGCGCAGGCAGATCGGTGTCGTGTTCCAAGATTTTAAACTATTACCGAAATTGAATGTTTACGAGAATGTGGCGTTTGCCCTTGAAGTGATTGAAGAACCAGTGGACAACATCCGGACGAAAGTGAATGACGTGCTCGGCTTGGTCGGCCTGACACAGAAAGCGCGCATGTTCCCGAACGAGTTGTCGGGCGGGGAGCAGCAACGGGTTTCAATTGCCCGATCTATCGTCAATGTCCCGAAAGTGGTAATTGCCGATGAACCGACCGGAAACTTGGATCCTGAAACATCATGGGAGATTATGAAGATTTTTGAAGAGATTAATGCGCGTGGAACGACAATTGTCATGGCCACCCATAACAGGGAAATCGTCAATACGTTGCGTCACCGGGTCATTGCCGTAGAAGGCGGACTGATCACTCGGGACGAGTACGGAGGTGACTACGGCTATGAAAGCTAG
- the ltrA gene encoding group II intron reverse transcriptase/maturase, with protein sequence MERQDGIDLIDKVVDINNLFNACKKVKANKGAPGVDEMTVDELLGHVAKYRTQLIRKLKDGSYEPLPVKRVEIPKLDGSMRKLGIPCVRDRMVQQAIYQVIGKIIDPHFSERSYGFRPKRNQHQAIKQSITYYEQGYRVVVDCDLKSYFDTINHQKLMEYLKEFINDKIVLKLIWKFLKSGILEDGLISPTEEGAPQGGVLSPILSNVYLNQLDRELERRGHKFVRFADDFCIYVKSRRAGERVLESITKFLEHDLKLTVNQEKSKVGSPVKLKFLGFCLHSTSKGVGCRPHHSAKSRFKSKLKKITKRNRPGRFDEIAKEINQVTIGWINYYGIGFMKSFIKSMAQWLNHRLRQLIWKRWKKIWTKYRQLRRLGILHEEAWKVSNSRKGYWRVSKSETLHKAIKAETLTKWGLKDLNHLYERRYLSY encoded by the coding sequence ATGGAGCGACAGGATGGTATCGATTTGATTGATAAAGTAGTCGACATCAACAACCTCTTTAACGCTTGTAAGAAAGTGAAGGCAAATAAAGGGGCGCCGGGTGTCGATGAAATGACAGTAGATGAACTTTTAGGTCATGTAGCCAAATACCGAACCCAACTTATTAGAAAGCTGAAAGACGGTTCGTACGAACCACTGCCAGTAAAACGTGTTGAAATTCCAAAGTTAGATGGGTCAATGCGAAAACTCGGCATACCGTGTGTACGGGATCGAATGGTTCAACAAGCCATCTATCAGGTGATTGGTAAAATCATTGACCCTCATTTTTCGGAGAGGAGCTATGGTTTTCGTCCAAAACGGAATCAGCATCAAGCCATTAAGCAATCCATCACATATTATGAACAAGGTTATAGAGTGGTAGTCGATTGTGATTTAAAAAGCTACTTCGACACCATTAATCATCAGAAGCTGATGGAATATCTAAAAGAGTTCATAAACGACAAGATTGTCCTAAAGTTGATATGGAAGTTTCTAAAGAGTGGCATCCTTGAAGATGGACTTATCAGTCCAACAGAAGAAGGTGCTCCGCAAGGTGGCGTACTCTCCCCGATTCTTAGCAATGTCTATTTGAATCAATTAGATAGGGAACTTGAAAGACGGGGGCATAAATTCGTACGATTTGCGGATGATTTCTGCATATACGTGAAAAGCAGGCGAGCAGGGGAACGTGTTTTGGAAAGCATTACAAAGTTCCTTGAACATGATTTGAAGCTGACAGTGAACCAAGAAAAGAGCAAGGTGGGTTCTCCGGTCAAACTCAAGTTCCTCGGTTTCTGCCTCCATTCCACATCTAAAGGTGTGGGTTGTAGACCACATCACTCCGCAAAAAGTCGATTCAAATCAAAATTAAAGAAAATCACCAAACGGAATCGCCCGGGCCGCTTTGACGAGATTGCCAAAGAAATCAACCAAGTGACAATAGGTTGGATAAACTACTATGGAATTGGCTTTATGAAAAGTTTTATCAAATCCATGGCACAATGGCTGAACCATCGGTTACGTCAACTGATATGGAAACGTTGGAAGAAGATATGGACAAAATACCGTCAGTTACGAAGGCTGGGAATTTTACATGAAGAAGCTTGGAAAGTATCAAATTCCCGAAAGGGATATTGGAGAGTCTCCAAAAGCGAAACTCTACATAAAGCAATCAAAGCAGAAACGCTCACCAAGTGGGGTCTGAAAGACCTGAATCACTTGTATGAGCGTCGATACTTAAGTTATTGA
- the cccB gene encoding cytochrome c551 encodes MKKKLLAMMLGAGLVLGACGGGNDDNAGDTNNDANTGTSGGGETASADAEALYSKSCIGCHGGNLEGASGPKLSDVGSRLSEEEIHTIILEGKGNMPPGLLQGEEADAVAKWLSEKK; translated from the coding sequence ATGAAGAAAAAGCTGTTAGCAATGATGCTCGGCGCTGGACTTGTCCTTGGGGCATGTGGCGGCGGCAACGATGACAACGCAGGTGACACGAACAATGATGCAAACACAGGTACGTCCGGTGGCGGCGAAACCGCTTCGGCCGACGCTGAGGCTCTTTACAGCAAAAGCTGTATCGGCTGCCATGGCGGTAACTTGGAAGGTGCGAGCGGACCGAAGTTGAGTGATGTAGGTTCCCGTCTATCCGAAGAAGAAATCCACACAATCATTCTGGAAGGTAAAGGCAACATGCCTCCTGGTCTTCTTCAAGGTGAAGAAGCGGATGCTGTAGCGAAATGGCTTTCTGAGAAGAAATAA
- the prfB gene encoding peptide chain release factor 2 (programmed frameshift), protein MELSDVRNELDKTAKKLADFRGSLDLENKEARIQELDEVMLEPGFWDDQDAAQKVISESNGLKDIVGDFNELNDEQENLEMTLELLKEEFDADLQEELGTELKEFKTKVEAFELQMLLSDEYDKNNAVLEIHSGAGGTESQDWASMLLRMYTRWAEDQGFKVETLDYQAGDEAGVKSVTLSIKGHNAYGYLKAEKGVHRLVRISPFDSSGRRHTSFSSIEVMPEFDGDIDVEIKMEDVKIDTYRSSGAGGQHVNTTDSAVRMTHIPTGAIVTCQTERSQIKNRERALNLLKAKIYQIKLEEEEARLLEIRGDQKEIGWGSQIRSYVFHPYSMVKDHRTNAETGNVGAVMDGEIDLFINAYLRSRIS, encoded by the exons ATTGAATTATCCGATGTACGAAACGAGTTAGACAAAACAGCTAAGAAATTAGCGGACTTCAGGGGGTCTCTT GACTTAGAAAACAAAGAGGCACGTATCCAGGAGCTCGACGAGGTAATGCTGGAGCCGGGATTCTGGGATGACCAGGACGCGGCGCAGAAAGTCATCTCCGAGTCGAATGGCTTGAAAGATATCGTCGGCGATTTTAATGAATTGAATGACGAACAGGAAAACTTGGAAATGACGCTCGAATTGCTGAAAGAGGAATTCGACGCCGATCTCCAAGAAGAACTCGGGACGGAATTAAAGGAGTTCAAAACGAAGGTCGAAGCGTTCGAGCTGCAAATGCTTTTGAGCGATGAATACGATAAAAACAACGCGGTGCTTGAAATCCATTCCGGTGCGGGCGGTACGGAGTCGCAGGACTGGGCGTCCATGCTGCTGCGGATGTACACACGCTGGGCGGAAGACCAAGGCTTCAAGGTCGAGACACTTGATTACCAAGCGGGCGACGAAGCAGGAGTCAAATCCGTCACATTGTCCATCAAAGGGCATAATGCGTACGGCTATTTGAAAGCGGAAAAAGGCGTTCACCGGCTCGTGCGGATTTCCCCGTTCGACTCGTCGGGCCGACGCCATACGTCGTTTTCATCGATTGAAGTCATGCCGGAATTCGATGGTGACATCGATGTGGAAATCAAAATGGAAGATGTCAAGATCGACACATACCGTTCCAGCGGCGCAGGCGGACAGCACGTCAACACGACAGATTCCGCGGTGCGGATGACGCATATTCCGACAGGGGCGATTGTGACGTGTCAAACCGAACGTTCGCAAATCAAAAACCGGGAACGCGCGTTGAATTTATTGAAAGCGAAAATTTATCAGATCAAATTGGAAGAAGAGGAAGCGCGGTTGCTTGAAATCCGGGGCGACCAAAAAGAAATCGGCTGGGGCAGCCAGATCCGTTCCTACGTATTCCATCCTTATTCCATGGTAAAAGACCATCGGACCAACGCCGAAACCGGAAACGTCGGCGCGGTCATGGATGGAGAAATCGATTTATTTATTAATGCATATTTGCGTTCCAGAATTTCTTGA